The region CAGTGGCGATGGAGAGGTCAGAATCATGGGCCAAGGAAGGCCAAGGCCGGTGAAAACTGAGTGAATGAGAGACCTCCACGAAGCTAGCCATCACTTCAAAATTTGGCTTGGACTCCATTACCGAGTTAGATGAATGCAGCAGCGCAAAAGGTGGAGGCAACATCTTCATCGTCTGGTGCCAGGAGCAAGGCACCAGTACCTAGGCTCGCTTGCCCATTTGTGACAAGGTCACATGCTGCAGAACACGGTGCTGAAATAGCACGGGTTAAGGATCCCCATGCGACCACGTTGCATATATACCTATGACCAAGGAAGGAGACACTGCCCGCAGTTCACCTCCGGTTCACCCCTTCTAAATGAAATTTTGATACCACTGTTGCTAATTTCCAGAGCCCACATCGGGAGAAGCAAAACTGAGAGAAGATGCTATGGAAGCACCATCAGAACCAAGTAAGCGAGAACAAGTCATTCATTGGTGCGGAGCAAATTGGGCTTCCAAGCCTGAAATTTCTTCGAGAATCTATTAATGAGTGGGCAAAtaatgcccaaggccgcaggcaggcagtagTGAGCTGAGGGCAAGGTATGTTATAGGGAAATTGTTATTCATTAGGGATCAATCCTAATTAGAAGACAACTCAAAGGGCAACATGCCCTTGCTCTGTTGCAGCCTAACTTGCCTCAAGCTGGGCCTCACGCCTTGTGAAGGGAATACCTCACATGACATGGACACACTTTCGTGTTGTGCTCTGCTGCTAATGTGTTGTTTCGCACTCTGCTACATAATTAAATCTCAagtctttttgaaattttcaataaAGGGATACCAGATTACCAATAATGTGCAGATGATGCAATATAGAAAGTTACATACCTTGAAGATGTGATTCTTCCATCCGCGATATTTTGATCATATAACACATTTTTCTAAAGTAGGAATATTGCTCTGACAAGGTCCACAGCAAATGAGAAAGCATTGTCCCGCTAGAATGGATTGGCTAACAACGGGGACACTTTAACCGGAAAGAATGTCATTTTGGAGAGACTGTTTACAAGGAAGTTCACTTTATTATTGTTTCTATATGCCATCAGATTGAACTCCTACCCGATGACAAATGGTTTCACAAGACAAACCATAAACATCATCAAAGCTGGGGCTGCTATGTTCTCTATCCTCGTACCAATAAATGGTTCAGCTCCCTTGCATGGGGTTGATTTGGAGAAGTGTCGGTTTTCACGAATAATAACTTATTCATACTAAATTTTTATACTTATTTTAATTTAATTGTACCATATTAAAATTTTAATAGGTATAATTTTTTACTACCTAACTATCATAGTTaggcacacaacaattatatagttGTAATGTATATCATTGGAAGTTTCTTTGGCGAAATTATAAATTGTATGATGCAATAAAACTTCTATTTTTGTTAAAAAAATATCATTTGCACTGATTTGTGATTATTGTATAAAGTATATGATCTATTCACATGTATTTGCATGTCTATGCATGTGTTCATATATCTTTTAATATTATTCAATACCATGGAAGAGATTTCGAATCATATACACTAACAAATATCTTATAGTAATTTCTAGTGTATATTAGGTAAGGATAGTCATACAAACTTATAGGACATGACAAATGTGACTTGCAAGTTTGCAAGTTAGATTTGGTATTTGAATGCAAATTATTATCATCATTATAATCAATGAAAAACATAGAATGTCGTTGATTGCACTTCTACATATTATTCGATTATCTGACATGTGCGTTCAGATTCACTTGGTTTGATTTGGTGCGTACTAGATTCTCAAATGAAAAATTATGCATCAATTTAAAAACAGATATCTAGTTATCATAGATTTCATAATGTAGTGAGACGTCCATCTTAAAGAGAGACTAGCAATCCAAACTGAAATTCTAGTCAGATTGGTTTACCCTAGGTGGTATAAACTATTAGTATATGTGGTGTGAACTTGCACTCATACAAATTGATGGATGGTCTCTTTTATGTGTATTATTATTTTGGATGTATTGTACACTTGTATGGTGGTACACTTGTATTTTACACTTATTATTTTGGATATATTGTACACTTGTATGGTGGTTTACCCCAGGGCGTTCGCCCCTTTAGCCCGGCCACGAGGAAGGACtgactgtttttttttttttttgagaatttggGGACTGGCTCGCTTTTTGGGGAAAAATTTTAGGGAGTAGTTGGTGCAACAAACTGGCTGCTGCGATGCGTCGAAGGTGTTTTTTAGATGGAACACTTGTATTCCATTATATCACGACAATATTGCCGGTTACATGACGGGTTACATCAACAGGTGAAGCCATCTAGCCAAAAGTTTGATTCACTCCTAGCATACTCAGTAGCCGTCACTGCCAACACATGCGCTGGCGTATTACAAGTGCGTCCAACACGGACCACTCCCGCCTGGATGAACAGAGAACTCAGCTTGGCCTTGATCTTTTGAAATAGCTGCCCCAGAGGAGCAAAATCATGCGATTCAGAGCACACCGCTTGCTGTACTGTTAGGCAGTCCGTTTCAAACAGCACACGTCCTACACCCAATTGATCAGCCCAGCTTGACTGCGTGATAGAGGGCCATCGTCCCCGCATGTAAGGCGTCAACTAGACTGTGGATTGAGCCAGTTGCCATAAAGATAATTTCCAACTCTGAATTGTGGCAGATCAGTCCCCACCCTTCTTGTCTTGTGCGTGCATCAAACGCGCCGTCTACATTAATCTTAACAGTCTCCTTAGGAGGTGCTTCCCAGTTGCTCGGACTGGTGCTCTGGGGACAGTTTTTGGCGCTAAAAATTCAATCCACTCATTAGTATATCACCTGACCATGAATTGGAATGCATCGACATCCAACCTCTTTCCCCCGTGATTTCCTCTGTTTCGTTGAGTCCATAACTGCCATAGACAGGCTATTGTCAGAAGCTTTCTTTCTTCAGCTAGTTTCAAGATGGCTTGCAAAACTTATTTCGAGGGAGGTATGGGGTTTAGGGACTTGCACGCCTTTAATCTCGCTATGTTAGCAAAGCAAAGTTGGAGGTTGATCACAAAACCAAATTCTTTGTGTGCGACTGTTCTCAGACCTAAGTATTACCCCAATGTCAATTTACTGAAAGCGGGTCCGAAGAAGGGATCCTCTTTTACTTGGCAGAGCATAATTGCTGGCCTACGCACATTTATGCGAGGACACATATGGAGAGTTGGTACTGGAGCAAAAATCAACATATGGGAGGACCATTGGGTGCCTAGCAGTCCGAACAGGAAAGTAATAACTGTGAAAGGACAAAGACTTCTGCAGAATGTAGAAGATTTAATTGATCCCTTTACAAGACAGTGGGATGAGGCTTTGATTAGAGATAATTTTATTTGGGTGGATGTGGAAAGAATTTTAAAAATCCCTTTGAGCCCTAACATGACTGAAGATTTTGTGGCATGGCAGTATACGAAGTCGTTCTCGTTCTCGGTTCGATCAGCTTATTATGTGGAATGGGAACATCAATTTGGTGCTCAAACTAGGTGGGGGGTGGCCAAGGAGCTATGCATGCAAACCCGGTATGGGATATTTTGTGGAAGTTACAAATTCCAAGCAAGGTGAAAATTTTCGCCCGGCGTGCTTTACATGGTATTGTCCCAGGGATGTCGATCTTGGCAAACAGACACATCAAGATACAGCCTCAATGCCCAGTATGCAAGCAAGGGGCGGAAGATATGCGGCATCTGATGTTTACATGTGAAAGAGCAAAAGAAGTATGGAAGAAACTGGGGTTACATGAAATAATAGGTGAAGTCATTCAAATTGACAGGTCAGGTAGTGTGATCCTTGAAGAATTACTAACGCAGCCGGTGAGACATTCACCTGTTCTTGGTAGGTTGGGATTCCGGGAGTCTTTGGTGGTTGGGGCTTGGTATATATGGTGGCAGCGACAAGAATTTGTTAAGGGCAAAAATGTCCAAAATCCTTCAGGTACTGCATTCGCTATCCAAGCGATCACGAGTAACTTTTCTCGAGCTGCGGATCAGAAGAAACCAGATAAAGTTATATGGGTGAAACCTCCAATCAATTCTTATAAATTAAATGTTGATGCCGCTTTTTTTGAAGATGGAACGGGTGCAGCTGCAGCAATTCTTCGAAACAACCGAGGAGAGGCTCTTGCGGGAGCATCCTGGTTGCTTCATCATCTCCTTGATGCAACAACGGCGGAAGCAGTAGCTATTCAGCGAGGACTAGAGTTGGTTGAAGGACTCGGCTGTCATCAGGTCATTGTTGAATCTGACTCATTGGAAGTTATTCAAGCATGCAATGGCGTGATTGAGATTTGGGGCCCCTATACTGCTATTTTGGCTGATTGTTTTCAAAAAGCATACCGTATTGGTGCGGTATCCTTCACTCATTGCCCTAGGGAGGCTAATAGATTGGCGCACAATTTTGCTAGACATAGTTTCAATTTAAATTCTACTTTTGTTTGGGATGGTGATCCTCCCAGCTTTTTACTTTCGGACATTGTGGATGATGTAACTTTGATATGAGTTTTAATAAAGTGCGCCAAgtagttttcaaaaaaaaaaactgttCTCTGACATCTTCCAACATCAGGGCTCTCCTCCATCTATGCTTTGCCGGTTTGCATTTAAAAAATAGGTGGCCTCCATCCTCAAATAACAATCCGCAGATTGCACATCTTGTGTCTAGCACTCTAGCTCAATCCCTCGTCTGCTTATATTCATAAACATCGGATGGCTCATAGTCCCGGATAATGGTGTTTATCACTTGGACACCTTGAATTGTTGCCTCCACAACCAACAAGGAGTCGTCCGCAAAAAGGAGATGACTATTGGGCCGGACTAAGGCGACTAAATcagtctctcttttttttttgagaaatgacTAAATCACAGTTGATCGATATGCATCCTCTCGTTGTTACTGAAAGGCCCAACTAAATTCACACCGTGTAAATTACTCAAAGGCCCAACTACTCCACACGAAAAGCTACTGCCATGATAAAAATAACAATTTGTGCTACTAAACCCTAAGCCCAAGAAGGACAGCAGAGCACCCCGACCACGCGGCAGCCGGCGCCAATCCGTCTTGCCGGCGACCGCGACTCGCGCTGCTACTGCGGCCATCGAGGGGCGTCTCCGTGATCAGGTTTGCACCTCTCGCATCAATCAATCCACCGATGTAATCACACAGATCTATCATCAATCAAGCTGCTGCTATCTGCTTCTCGCGGCGCCGCTACTAGCCCAGCAGAGGGACGCCGCTGCTCTGCCAGGAACCGGAACCACACCTTCTGCCGCCGTCGCCACCCGAGCCAGCCGCCGTCGCCCGCCCCTCCGGCTGCCGCCCGAGCACTGGACCTCGCCGCCTGTCTTCCTGGCCGTGAGTGCCGCACCCACCGCCCCGCTGCTAGCCCAGCTTCAAGACCGCCCTTGATACAACCATTAATAATtaaaagaaaggaaaacaagaATTTAGCAGGAAGTGATTCTTATCAAAAAGCGATTATTGAAACAAAATTATTATAATATCACTATATGTATCTTGTTGGTACGTAGAAAAATGGCGAGTATATGCCAATAGTGCAGCAACAATTTAACAAGCAGCTGATCTCGTATTTCTCGACTTTGCAGATTCACTATGTCGGCCAGAGATGGAAAATTAGATCTTTTGCCCCACTTTACTTCCCACTTAGAcaatttgccccccccccctctcagaGGCTGCCGGGTGGGGCCGGGTCCACTGATCATTGAGACAACCCTGGGGCAAATCATCTAACCCTTTGTAAAGTGGGGCAAATCATCTAATCTCCCGCCAGAGATACAGGCTCGTCTTTCTTCCGTAAGGGCAAGGTGTGGCATCCAGACATGGGATCCGCTGCGGTGTCACCCAGCGGGTACCACCAGATTGTGCTGGATGGCTACTCGGACACCAAGCACACCCCAACTGACAAGAGCATCGATTCAGTCCCCTTCATCATCGGAGGATACCGCTGGGTTCTCAAGTACTACCCCAACGGCTCTTGCCCGGAGACCGCCGATTTCATATCCATTCTCGTTTCCCTCGACCAGGAGATCCTGCGGCCCGTGAAGGTGCTGCTCAAGTTTTCTTCCAAGCTTCAGTATTTCTCATTGAACCAGGTTGTGCCGACACCCCTTGCCGAAGCCCGAACGTTTGTCTTCTCTAGCGGTCGTATGGTTCTGGGGTTTGACAAACTTATCAAAAGAATTGACTTTGAAAAGTCGCGTCTCATGGGAAATAATCATATCACCATACAGTGTGACATCAATGTCGTCGCAGACACCGGCGTCCCCGCACCACTTCTTGAAGAGGTCCCACCATCTGATATACGACAGCATATTGCTGATCTCTTGTTGACCAAGGAAGGTGCTGATGTGACATTCCAGGTTGGTACACTACAGGAAAATTCGGTTTTCCCGTGTGTTAGCCTATAAGCCGAGTGCTATTTTTCGGGCACCCGGCTTATGAATCTCGAAGCCGAGTCTAGGGAACAAAACAcctggcaaacaggaagaactcggctTATGGCAACCTATAAGCCGAGTGCTGCAAAAAAACTCTCGGCTTATACGTACCACACGGTATCTACTCGAAAAAGCACCCGGCTTCCAACACACACTCGGCAAAACAGACTGCCACATGTCCGCAACGGGCGTGGCTGACGGCGCCGTCACAGAGCATCCTGTAAGCCATGTGTCCGACGCAGGAACTCGGCTTAGAGGACATATAAGCCGTGTGCCCCGGGCAAGCACTCGGCTTACAGGACATATAAGCCGTGTGCCCGATGAAAGCACTAGGCTTACATATTTGCGGATTTTTTTTCAACCCACAACAGTTATGCAAAATTGATTTAAGATGGTTTTCATTGCATTTATATTTACTACTTAATTAGTATCATTATTCTCCCCTATTTTCTGTCGACTAGTAGTTTTCATGGGTCTTATTTGTGAAACTCTAAATTTAACGCCGCTTTAATATTTATATGACTTTCGACCTCCTAGCGTACCCATATTATGATGACATGCAAAAGCAACTACTGAAACTTCACTCTACGTCGAGTGCTTTGCTCTTCGTCCAGAGCCAAGACACGTGCACTCGGTAACGCGAAGTAAGGCATGGAGCCGAGGTAATTTTGCCCCCCCCCTAGTGGCCGGGCCTGCCCCTCCCTCATCTACAAAAGGCCTACGGATGTCGCAAAGACATCACATAGGACTTTACATGCCGCTTCTGGGCATGATTTCATGTGCCGCCTTGCAGATCTGCAATTTCCGGCGCCAAAACCCTAGCAGTGCAATAAATGTCTAAAATATTCTAGGCGGGTCTGAAAAATGCGGGGGCCTGACACGTGTCATtcgatggcctcctttgagagcatgagaagtttcgaggccaacggagcaacaGGGCCCACACTCCCTTCACTAATCTGACTCGTTCCCTCTCGGTACCTAGAGACTACATCGAAGATGGTGTAGTTTACAACCAGCAGCAGGTGATCCCTACTCGAAACACGCCcaaacttttaccacaccctacagGGGCCATGTTATGACACCGTGCCAGCTCCGGAGGATTTCCGGCATCATACAAGTTTTCAAGGCTTTAACGGTTGGATCAGGCATGGCGCCGAGGTAATTTNNNNNNNNNNNNNNNNNNNNNNNNNNNNNNNNNNNNNNNNNNNNNNNNNNNNNNNNNNNNNNNNNNNNNNNNNNNNNNNNNNNNNNNNNNNNNNNNNNNNNNNNNNNNNNNNNNNNNNNNNNNNNNNNNNNNNNNNNNNNNNNNNNNNNNNNNNNNNNNNNNNNNNNNNNNNNNNNNNNNNNNNNNNNNNNNNNNNNNNNNNNNNNNNNNNNNNNNNNNNNNNNNNNNNNNNNNNNNNNNNNNNNNNNNNNNNNNNNNNNNNNNNNNNNNNNNNNNNNNNNNNNNNNNNNNNNNNN is a window of Triticum dicoccoides isolate Atlit2015 ecotype Zavitan chromosome 2B, WEW_v2.0, whole genome shotgun sequence DNA encoding:
- the LOC119361467 gene encoding BTB/POZ and MATH domain-containing protein 1-like, translated to MSILANRHIKIQPQCPVCKQGAEDMRHLMFTCERAKEVWKKLGLHEIIGEVIQIDRSGWDSGSLWWLGLGIYGGSDKNLLRAKMSKILQMERVQLQQFFETTEERLLREHPGCFIISLMQQRRKQDTGSSFFRKGKVWHPDMGSAAVSPSGYHQIVLDGYSDTKHTPTDKSIDSVPFIIGGYRWVLNGRMVLGFDKLIKRIDFEKSRLMGNNHITIQCDINVVADTGVPAPLLEEVPPSDIRQHIADLLLTKEGADVTFQAELFGSMKEGGTAYVIQIIDMEAKVFGAMLSFIYTDSLPKMETDSMDKGEVSEGKGEESMWLQSLLVAADRYDILRMKLICENKLRECIDVSMVSGILTLAEQHDCPGLKEACLEFLKIPTNLEKVLMADGLDHIVRTCPSLVKELLSKFAS